A stretch of the Erpetoichthys calabaricus chromosome 3, fErpCal1.3, whole genome shotgun sequence genome encodes the following:
- the LOC114647907 gene encoding complement receptor type 2-like isoform X4, giving the protein MAARGVCSSILLASLLVLGLAVTSLSAQAATCGMPPNSNNAVPSDEFATIDTFNDGANVTYKCIPGYSQKGGSRTITCRSGMWTTLTLICERKSCGGLPELLNGQYEASSNLFGDTAYASCNEGFNLVGKSYVVCLSSGQWDTNSAVCEDVKCPDPPEIVNGTIVNPPIGTVTYSSVITYKCTVGDLIGESSITCTLHGNYSSAPPQCKVINCADVTVKNGKKESGFTPPYKLGYAITFSCNAGFIMNGSNTIKCREDNQWSPSPPMCLAVTMKTTTISPNTGSDKDEGNDAALIVGNPLLLLGLAAFNLILMVGQSPAL; this is encoded by the exons ATGGCAGCACGCGGcgtttgcagcagcattttgttgGCCAGTTTACTGGTATTGGGGCTTGCAGTTACTTCGTTGTCTGCAC aagcgGCAACATGTGGGATGCCACCGAATTCTAATAATGCAGTTCCAAGTGATGAGTTTGCAACAATAGATACATTTAATGACGGAGCTAATGTAACGTACAAATGCATCCCAGGATACTCTCAAAAAGGTGGATCTCGCACCATTACTTGCAGGAGTGGAATGTGGACAACATTGACCCTGATTTGTGAAA GAAAATCGTGTGGTGGTTTACCAGAACTGTTAAATGGCCAGTATGAGGCTTCTAGTAATCTCTTTGGTGACACAGCTTATGCTTCCTGTAACGAAGG atttaaTCTTGTTGGCAAAAGCTATGTAGTATGTTTGTCCAGTGGCCAGTGGGATACAAATAGTGCAGTATGTGAAG ATGTTAAGTGTCCAGATCCCCCGGAGATTGTTAATGGGACTATTGTTAATCCACCAATTGGAACAGTGACCTATAGCTCGGTTATAACATATAAGTGCACAGTAGGGGATCTGATTGGAGAAAGTTCAATTACCTGCACTCTGCATGGAAACTACAGTAGTGCTCCTCCACAGTGTAAAG TAATTAACTGCGCTGATGTGACagtgaagaatggaaaaaaggaaagtGGTTTTACTCCCCCTTATAAACTGGGCTACGCCATTACATTTTCATGTAATGCTGGATTTATAATGAATGGCAGTAACACAATTAAATGTAGAGAAGACAATCAATGGTCTCCTTCACCTCCAATGTGTTTGG CTGTGACCATGAAGACTACTACAATTTCACCTAATACGG gcaGTGACAAGGATGAAG
- the LOC114647907 gene encoding complement receptor type 2-like isoform X1: protein MAARGVCSSILLASLLVLGLAVTSLSAQAATCGMPPNSNNAVPSDEFATIDTFNDGANVTYKCIPGYSQKGGSRTITCRSGMWTTLTLICERKSCGGLPELLNGQYEASSNLFGDTAYASCNEGFNLVGKSYVVCLSSGQWDTNSAVCEDVKCPDPPEIVNGTIVNPPIGTVTYSSVITYKCTVGDLIGESSITCTLHGNYSSAPPQCKVINCADVTVKNGKKESGFTPPYKLGYAITFSCNAGFIMNGSNTIKCREDNQWSPSPPMCLAVTMKTTTISPNTGTLTTQGPSTASPSKPQTGTSSTTKGPNNAGTSSTTLNGSDKDEGNDAALIVGNPLLLLGLAAFNLILMVGQSPAL, encoded by the exons ATGGCAGCACGCGGcgtttgcagcagcattttgttgGCCAGTTTACTGGTATTGGGGCTTGCAGTTACTTCGTTGTCTGCAC aagcgGCAACATGTGGGATGCCACCGAATTCTAATAATGCAGTTCCAAGTGATGAGTTTGCAACAATAGATACATTTAATGACGGAGCTAATGTAACGTACAAATGCATCCCAGGATACTCTCAAAAAGGTGGATCTCGCACCATTACTTGCAGGAGTGGAATGTGGACAACATTGACCCTGATTTGTGAAA GAAAATCGTGTGGTGGTTTACCAGAACTGTTAAATGGCCAGTATGAGGCTTCTAGTAATCTCTTTGGTGACACAGCTTATGCTTCCTGTAACGAAGG atttaaTCTTGTTGGCAAAAGCTATGTAGTATGTTTGTCCAGTGGCCAGTGGGATACAAATAGTGCAGTATGTGAAG ATGTTAAGTGTCCAGATCCCCCGGAGATTGTTAATGGGACTATTGTTAATCCACCAATTGGAACAGTGACCTATAGCTCGGTTATAACATATAAGTGCACAGTAGGGGATCTGATTGGAGAAAGTTCAATTACCTGCACTCTGCATGGAAACTACAGTAGTGCTCCTCCACAGTGTAAAG TAATTAACTGCGCTGATGTGACagtgaagaatggaaaaaaggaaagtGGTTTTACTCCCCCTTATAAACTGGGCTACGCCATTACATTTTCATGTAATGCTGGATTTATAATGAATGGCAGTAACACAATTAAATGTAGAGAAGACAATCAATGGTCTCCTTCACCTCCAATGTGTTTGG CTGTGACCATGAAGACTACTACAATTTCACCTAATACGG GCACCTTGACAACACAAGGACCTTCTACTGCAAGCCCATCAAAACCTCAAACTG gCACTTCATCTACAACCAAAGGACCCAACAATGCAGGCACTTCCTCAACAACATTGAATG gcaGTGACAAGGATGAAG
- the LOC114647907 gene encoding membrane cofactor protein-like isoform X3, with amino-acid sequence MAARGVCSSILLASLLVLGLAVTSLSAQAATCGMPPNSNNAVPSDEFATIDTFNDGANVTYKCIPGYSQKGGSRTITCRSGMWTTLTLICERKSCGGLPELLNGQYEASSNLFGDTAYASCNEGFNLVGKSYVVCLSSGQWDTNSAVCEDVKCPDPPEIVNGTIVNPPIGTVTYSSVITYKCTVGDLIGESSITCTLHGNYSSAPPQCKVINCADVTVKNGKKESGFTPPYKLGYAITFSCNAGFIMNGSNTIKCREDNQWSPSPPMCLAVTMKTTTISPNTGTLTTQGPSTASPSKPQTGSDKDEGNDAALIVGNPLLLLGLAAFNLILMVGQSPAL; translated from the exons ATGGCAGCACGCGGcgtttgcagcagcattttgttgGCCAGTTTACTGGTATTGGGGCTTGCAGTTACTTCGTTGTCTGCAC aagcgGCAACATGTGGGATGCCACCGAATTCTAATAATGCAGTTCCAAGTGATGAGTTTGCAACAATAGATACATTTAATGACGGAGCTAATGTAACGTACAAATGCATCCCAGGATACTCTCAAAAAGGTGGATCTCGCACCATTACTTGCAGGAGTGGAATGTGGACAACATTGACCCTGATTTGTGAAA GAAAATCGTGTGGTGGTTTACCAGAACTGTTAAATGGCCAGTATGAGGCTTCTAGTAATCTCTTTGGTGACACAGCTTATGCTTCCTGTAACGAAGG atttaaTCTTGTTGGCAAAAGCTATGTAGTATGTTTGTCCAGTGGCCAGTGGGATACAAATAGTGCAGTATGTGAAG ATGTTAAGTGTCCAGATCCCCCGGAGATTGTTAATGGGACTATTGTTAATCCACCAATTGGAACAGTGACCTATAGCTCGGTTATAACATATAAGTGCACAGTAGGGGATCTGATTGGAGAAAGTTCAATTACCTGCACTCTGCATGGAAACTACAGTAGTGCTCCTCCACAGTGTAAAG TAATTAACTGCGCTGATGTGACagtgaagaatggaaaaaaggaaagtGGTTTTACTCCCCCTTATAAACTGGGCTACGCCATTACATTTTCATGTAATGCTGGATTTATAATGAATGGCAGTAACACAATTAAATGTAGAGAAGACAATCAATGGTCTCCTTCACCTCCAATGTGTTTGG CTGTGACCATGAAGACTACTACAATTTCACCTAATACGG GCACCTTGACAACACAAGGACCTTCTACTGCAAGCCCATCAAAACCTCAAACTG gcaGTGACAAGGATGAAG
- the LOC114647907 gene encoding complement receptor type 2-like isoform X2, which translates to MAARGVCSSILLASLLVLGLAVTSLSAQAATCGMPPNSNNAVPSDEFATIDTFNDGANVTYKCIPGYSQKGGSRTITCRSGMWTTLTLICERKSCGGLPELLNGQYEASSNLFGDTAYASCNEGFNLVGKSYVVCLSSGQWDTNSAVCEDVKCPDPPEIVNGTIVNPPIGTVTYSSVITYKCTVGDLIGESSITCTLHGNYSSAPPQCKVINCADVTVKNGKKESGFTPPYKLGYAITFSCNAGFIMNGSNTIKCREDNQWSPSPPMCLAVTMKTTTISPNTGTSSTTKGPNNAGTSSTTLNGSDKDEGNDAALIVGNPLLLLGLAAFNLILMVGQSPAL; encoded by the exons ATGGCAGCACGCGGcgtttgcagcagcattttgttgGCCAGTTTACTGGTATTGGGGCTTGCAGTTACTTCGTTGTCTGCAC aagcgGCAACATGTGGGATGCCACCGAATTCTAATAATGCAGTTCCAAGTGATGAGTTTGCAACAATAGATACATTTAATGACGGAGCTAATGTAACGTACAAATGCATCCCAGGATACTCTCAAAAAGGTGGATCTCGCACCATTACTTGCAGGAGTGGAATGTGGACAACATTGACCCTGATTTGTGAAA GAAAATCGTGTGGTGGTTTACCAGAACTGTTAAATGGCCAGTATGAGGCTTCTAGTAATCTCTTTGGTGACACAGCTTATGCTTCCTGTAACGAAGG atttaaTCTTGTTGGCAAAAGCTATGTAGTATGTTTGTCCAGTGGCCAGTGGGATACAAATAGTGCAGTATGTGAAG ATGTTAAGTGTCCAGATCCCCCGGAGATTGTTAATGGGACTATTGTTAATCCACCAATTGGAACAGTGACCTATAGCTCGGTTATAACATATAAGTGCACAGTAGGGGATCTGATTGGAGAAAGTTCAATTACCTGCACTCTGCATGGAAACTACAGTAGTGCTCCTCCACAGTGTAAAG TAATTAACTGCGCTGATGTGACagtgaagaatggaaaaaaggaaagtGGTTTTACTCCCCCTTATAAACTGGGCTACGCCATTACATTTTCATGTAATGCTGGATTTATAATGAATGGCAGTAACACAATTAAATGTAGAGAAGACAATCAATGGTCTCCTTCACCTCCAATGTGTTTGG CTGTGACCATGAAGACTACTACAATTTCACCTAATACGG gCACTTCATCTACAACCAAAGGACCCAACAATGCAGGCACTTCCTCAACAACATTGAATG gcaGTGACAAGGATGAAG